The following DNA comes from Burkholderia stabilis.
CATTTTCCTGGGATGCCGATATCCGGGGCATACGCATCACCCCGGACAATGCTCACGCTCGGCCTCAGACGGCCCACATGGCAGTCAAATCGGCGGCCTTCGTCGCCGGGTTCAGCTCACGCAGCGCGGCCAGCAGCGCGCGCGAGCGTTCGGCGCCCAGCACGTCCGTGGTCAGGTCCATGAACTTCGCATCCTGCTCGTGCTCCGGCATCGGGTTCGTGTCGGTACCGATCGGATCGCCGACGAACACGTGCTCGGTGCGGCCGTCCTTGAACGTGACGGTCACGTCGGCCACGAACTTGCCGGGATACTGCTTCTCCAGCTCGGGTTCCTCGGTGATGCGGATGCTGCGCGCGATGTCGATCACGGGCGCCATGTCCACCTTGCCGGCCAGGTAGTCGCGGTGAACCGGGTAGCCGTTGCCCTTGCCGAGCAGCGTGAACGCGGCCTGGATCGGCAGGCTGAACTGCACGTGTTCGATGTTCTTCGGCGCGTACGCGTTGACATTGGCCGTGCCGACGACGACGTTGAAGTGCGGCGTGATCTTCAGGTGGATGTCGGCGATCTCGTCGCGGCGTGCCGCGAACGGCCGCAGCGCATCGATGTACGCGTGCGTGCAGTAGCACGCGCAGTACGCCTTCAGCCACACCGTGCCGATCTCGAACGGCCGGTCGATGACGAAGCGCTTTTCGGCATTGTCCCCGGCCGTGCGTTGCAGGAAGGTGCGGAAGAAGCCCTTGTTGCCGCTCAGGAACGCGCGCGGGCCGGTGATGCCGGCGCGCGCCATGTCGGCCGCCGCCATCCCGTTGCGCGTGCCGATGCCCGCATGGATGCGCTTGATCGAGCCGCCGGTCGACGTGTACTCGGTCGTGCCCGACACGTGGCTCAGCGCAACCGCCAGCGCGTGCAGCGTCGTTTCGGCGTCGAACCCGCGCAGCTTGGCCGCCACGGCCGCCGCGCCGAAATTGGACAGCGTGCCGTGCGGGTGATACCCGCGCTGCAACAGCTCGGGCGCGGCCAGCATGCCGATGCGCGCATAGACCTCGTAGCCGGCCACCATCGCGACGATGATCTCCTCGAGCGACGAACCCAGTTCCTCGCCGATCGCCAGCGCGGCCGGAATCACGCAGCTGCCGGGGTGGCTGTAGCTGGGGCCGTGCGCGTCGTCGTACTCGAAACCGTGCCCGTACGAGCCGTTGACGAACGCGGCGTCGGCCGCGCTCATCGTCAGCGCCGACGCGCTCACGCGGCTGTTGCCCGGGCGCTGCTGGGCCGTCGCATACGCGAGCAGCTGCTCGGACCACGGCAGCTTCGAAATGCCGACCTGCAACGCGATCTGGTCGCGCATCAACCGGCTGATGCCGGCATGCGCGCGCGCGTCGAGATGCTCGTATTTCAGTTCCTGGATGAAGCGCACCACCGCTTGCTCGAGCGGCGGGCAGTTGTCCGGCGCAACGGGCCGGGTGTCACGGGTGTCGATCATGACAGTCTCCTTGATGATCGAAAGATGAATGGCCCGGCCTGCGCGCGGGCCACGTCGGTTCATGCGGGGTGATAGGTACGGCGCTGCCGCCCCACCGAAAGTGCGATGCCGGCCGCAATCACGGCGACGACGGCCATCAGCAGCAGCGCTGCCGTGTAGCCACCGGTCCGGGCCTTGGTCACGCCGAGCAGGTAGGGCCCGGCGAAACCGCCCAGATTGCCGACCGCGCCGATCCACGCGATGCTGGCCGCGGCGGCCGCCCCGGACAGCAGGTCGGTATTGATCGCCCAGAACGCGGGAAGCGCGCCGAACACGCCGAAGGCCAGCACGCAGAAGCAGCCGAGCTTGAGCACCGGCGCATCGATCAGGCCGGCCCCGACCAGCGCCGCGGCGGCGATCAGTGCGGGAATGGCGATGTTCCAGCGCCGCTCGCCGGTCCGGTCGGCGCGGCGCGCCCAGAACACCAGGCTCGCCGAGCCGATCACGTAAGGGATCGCCGTGACGAAGCCGGTCTGCACGTTGGTCAGGCCGAAGGATTTGACGATCTGCGGCAGGAAAAAGCCGATGCCGTAAATCGTCAGGAAGAAGCCGAACGCCATCGCCGCCAGCATCCACACGCGCCGGTCGCTGAACACGCGCGCCACCGGGACGTCGTGCTCGCCGCGGCGCCGGTTGTCCTCGCTCGTCATACGTGCGGCGAGCCACGCGCGCTCGTCCGCCTGCAGCCAGTGCGCATCGCGCGGCGAACCCTTCAGGTAGCGCAGCGTGACGAAGCCCAGGACCACGGCGGGCGCCGCCTCGATCAGGAACATCCACTGCCAGCCTTGCAGCCCGCCCAGGCCGTCGAGCCCGCGAAGCCCGAGCAGCATGCCCGAGATCGGCGAGCCGATCACCGACGACAGCGGCGCGGCCACCAGCAGATAACCCATCACGCGCGCGCGGTAAGCCGACGGGAACCACAGCGTGATGCAATACGCGACACCGGGGAAGAAGCCGGCTTCGGCGAGGCCCAGCAGCAGGCGCACGGCATAAAAGCTCCACGGGCCGGCCACGAAGGCCGTGGCGCCCGAGATCAGCCCCCACGTAATCAGGATGCGGGCGATCCACACGCGGGTGC
Coding sequences within:
- a CDS encoding MFS transporter; this translates as MHSLEQVTMAKVFRRLVPFFMLCYFISFLDRVNVGFASLQMNDAIGLTPAQYGLGSGLFFLLYFLFEVPSNLLLVRVGTRVWIARILITWGLISGATAFVAGPWSFYAVRLLLGLAEAGFFPGVAYCITLWFPSAYRARVMGYLLVAAPLSSVIGSPISGMLLGLRGLDGLGGLQGWQWMFLIEAAPAVVLGFVTLRYLKGSPRDAHWLQADERAWLAARMTSEDNRRRGEHDVPVARVFSDRRVWMLAAMAFGFFLTIYGIGFFLPQIVKSFGLTNVQTGFVTAIPYVIGSASLVFWARRADRTGERRWNIAIPALIAAAALVGAGLIDAPVLKLGCFCVLAFGVFGALPAFWAINTDLLSGAAAAASIAWIGAVGNLGGFAGPYLLGVTKARTGGYTAALLLMAVVAVIAAGIALSVGRQRRTYHPA
- a CDS encoding MmgE/PrpD family protein, with the translated sequence MIDTRDTRPVAPDNCPPLEQAVVRFIQELKYEHLDARAHAGISRLMRDQIALQVGISKLPWSEQLLAYATAQQRPGNSRVSASALTMSAADAAFVNGSYGHGFEYDDAHGPSYSHPGSCVIPAALAIGEELGSSLEEIIVAMVAGYEVYARIGMLAAPELLQRGYHPHGTLSNFGAAAVAAKLRGFDAETTLHALAVALSHVSGTTEYTSTGGSIKRIHAGIGTRNGMAAADMARAGITGPRAFLSGNKGFFRTFLQRTAGDNAEKRFVIDRPFEIGTVWLKAYCACYCTHAYIDALRPFAARRDEIADIHLKITPHFNVVVGTANVNAYAPKNIEHVQFSLPIQAAFTLLGKGNGYPVHRDYLAGKVDMAPVIDIARSIRITEEPELEKQYPGKFVADVTVTFKDGRTEHVFVGDPIGTDTNPMPEHEQDAKFMDLTTDVLGAERSRALLAALRELNPATKAADLTAMWAV